Part of the Pseudorasbora parva isolate DD20220531a chromosome 13, ASM2467924v1, whole genome shotgun sequence genome is shown below.
tcatatattttagattcattgcacaccaactgaaatatttcaggttttttgttgttttaatactgatgatttttgcatacagctcatgaaaacccaaaattcctatttCAAAAAATAAGCATTAGTTAGTTGGGAAATTAGTGTTGGGAAACACATTCACATGGCCATAATCTGGACTTGATTTGAACTCATGGAGTATCTGTTTCGGACATTACTATCAGCAGTGCAACTTTTTCCGACCACATGCATGTATCTTTCTCTGTTCTTTTCTCTGGTCAAATCCTAAAAAAGCACCCCTTGGTGCGTAAGTCGTGTACCTTTACCCTACGCTCAAGTGAGGAGTTCACTTTTGCCTATCATGTGGCTTGCCAATCATCACACTTGAAATATGCTCTGCATAATCTGGACGCTAATAAACACCTCAGCCTTTTCAACTCTACTTGTGCCTGTTTTCTAAATAGCATTGCACCACTGAGGCTTAGAAATCGTAAGTCAGTGCCAGTTCCTTGGCACAATGAAACAACACGCTCTCTCAGACAGGCCTGCAGACATGCCGAGCACAAGTGGGAAAAGGAAAAATTGACGATTTATGAAATTAAGAGAAATTCTTTTGCtatgtaaatggactgcatttatatagcgcttttaacagaccctatggccatccaaagcgctttacatttttgcctcacattcacccattcatacaccgacggcgatgtcagccatgtaaggcaccatccagctcgtcgggagcagctggggttaggtgtcttgctcaaggacacctcgacacttggtcaggtggaaccggggatcgaaccaccaacctttcggtttgtagacgatctacatgaaccactgagccactgccgcccatgCCACCTATGTTCCAGAGGGCAGCCAAGGCTGCAAAATGCAAATATCTGTCTGATCTGATTACTAAAAATCAGAATAGACTTTCTTGTTCTTTTTTCCATCATTGAATCTGTGTTAAATCCACCGATTAAACTGTTTCCTGATCCCTCTGTTTCCCTTTGTGAAAGTTTCGGAATGTTTTTCATGAATAAGGTCTTGACAATCAGATCTCAGATATCACTTACTGGTTATAATCTACATGATGGTCCCTTATACTCCTCTGTGTGGTCTGTGTTTGAGCCATTTAACTTGCTCTCCTGCAAGGAAATTGtcccatacggaaatgtaatatatgaaatatcaatatatgtgatatataaagtaaaaacatatatgaaacatattagaaattggaacaattccatatattgacatataaatgtatcccatatattatgtatgttaatgtatgtataatacatattttgacatataggtctcatatatgaaatatcctaatatgctcatatagagtaaaaacataaatgcacatatatgcacagcatcagaaatttcatatattgacatatatctttagtccacatattatatatgtttaaattatatatgtgacaaATCATTATCACTGTCAAATGCTGCAGAGTCTTAAAATCTAtactatgtataaaacaaatgacatttaaaatataaaatatttataatgttacttattgtcaggtgaggcaagagatgaaggactcaagggtgcagaggttaatgggctttttattagacttcaaaaATAAGCAATCGAAACAAACAAACCCCTTCATGCTTGTAACTGGCTCATCttagttttttatacaataagaaATCTTCAAAAAAAcgggaattcacttttgccaatagtttgtgttcaaactaactagggatgtcaattttcacaaattcccatgatcgatcgtcgtttaaattaacgatcaattaatcgattaatcgttaaccataatagcctactgaaatatgcgtctacagcagtggcttatagccgacagcatgtgcaatgctgctcaaaacgccatgttcttcaccaaatgaatgagaaggattttttttatctaaacaaagggctatgggattgtaaaattagtcgatgttatttataatttaattaaatgacttatttaataaccaaatataacctgtaatacaacacgaacgccgcctcagatctgtttttcagaatgtgtggacgcacttccaagaacaacgtgctgaaacgtcacctaaacccaattaattcaaaacgatttattaaaatattgttttcattaatgttatgtaatgtgacagtcccaatcaatTATTATAgtcgtgcgttgctgtttgaactgcgcgagctgaagcggatgcgctgaatcaacaccggtaagttacactgaagctctttgctagcacgttatttaactcaaccaaaagcttcctatatgagattgatcagatttatataaagttaacaaaatattacaaattatatatcttcacaaaatgatacgaatgcacaagtgaacttgaattgagttgctgatattcatattcagaatgggagacgcgcTCTTCCTAgaacaacgctctgaacacggcacctaaacccaatgactttacaaccatttattaaaatagtgttctcatttctgttatataatatgaccgtcccaatcatcgttattatgcattgctctgtatgcgctaaagcagaagcactgaatgaaaaccggtagccatcactgactgaagccatttgTTAGTGCATTTTATTTCGCTaaaagaaacgcatcctatatgattgatcacatatataacgttacaaaataaatgtaatattacaaattacttcagcacaatctgatgcgaatgcacaagtgaacttgaactaatacatgcgcgagtcagaatacgtgactcatgttgtgcacGCGCTCTTCCTCGATCAACGCAATaaaacacacggcaaataaacccaaataattaagaatcacaatgttttgttacaatagtgttctcattaatgttgtgtaatatgacagtcccaatcatagtcattattagctGCACATTGCTGTTGGAGCTGCACGCTGAAGCTGATAACCGTCACGCTTTTACTACCGCTCacctctaacgttaattattaaccaaatgcatccgATACATCAGCTGtagataggcctgcacaaaataaacacaatattacaacttacatttgcataaaacaaaaggctgcgaatgcacatgcaaacttgcagtcatgatgaaggtgtgactccagctgtaaaatggtcccaaatagaactcgggcacgctcgcggctcgcatcatttttcctcccgtttcgcGGTTGAGCcacacgcacgcgcatgaccctgcttaatcgatgatcgataagtcttatcgatcaaatgtcttatcgacaattaatcgatcatcgattaatcgttgacatccctaaaactaactgtaagattctcaatgagggagtgaaaataaattgtatctatttAACCACTGAATGAGATAACATAGTAACAATTAGCACATGGATGGAAATCCCAGACAGCATTGTGAATATCAAAGCTCAACACtataagtaaacaaataaacagtaaatcaattccaaacccaaaatactagtgatacacaaacaaaaaacagtaccaAACTATTCAAAATGCCCTAGAGGGAAAAGGATATACAGTCTGCAATGCAAGTCTCTTGAGTGTTGTAGAAGGCCCAGTCCCAgcaggcaatgaagatatacaatCCTAAATCCTAGATTAGGCACTGGCACAATCCAACACAGGTAAGAAGTAGGTATCAGTGCACTCAAGCCCCATAACAGAGTCCTCTGCGAGCTTCTCTGGAAACTGCCAAAcactatgaattaacatttttatgggtacataaaaatgtgcatttgaacaagattgtaaagcattagaatgtacagttcacttaactctcaaacacaatgtgattccaggcattttcacccattcTCCATTGCCATGCCTCTCCTCTATGCTACTCGTAACCTTAAAACCACTTCATCCATTTgttgccctctagaggacaggatgaaaaatgtcaccCATGTACCAGAGTAACTGTACATGctacacagaacaaaacatgaaagtacACGCCATGGCTAATGATGAGCACAAGCCGCATGCTAAACAAACAACCCTaaacacatggacaaaagagtgtatactgcccaagcaaaactagatgctcacacgagaccaagcgaatgctcaaactgtacactcacaacggggagaaaaacacacatggagcttttaatgtccgaagcctgaaacaaaaccaaattatgaaatgccaggattcaaacaccactatataaatCCATATGAAATCCTATACAAGCATACtaaatgtttgcatatattatgtttaaataaacttacatatataaattcgacatatattgtttacatatatggcattaacatacagtaccatataaaaaatcatcatataaataatttttatatatgtatatataataattattctatgGGTATTTCATACATGGTATAAACCTATATCTTCACATATCGTGAGAATGTATGTATGcgctaataatgtattgccttaTATGAAACATGACATCACTACTCGGATACAGGGacatatatgcacatatattacatttctgtatgggGTGAATCATCTTAAACACACATTATGCCCTCAGGACATTATTCCTCCATATTTCCTCAAAACTATTATGGATGCAGTTGGTCCGGGACTGTTAGCggtaataaataaatgcttgcTCACTGGCACTGTTCCAGCTTGCCTTAAACATGCTGTTGTAATGCCATATCTTAAAAACCCCAAACTTGATCCTTCATCTCTAACTTGCCTTTTATCTCAAAGATCATGGCGAAAGCTGTGCTTGCTCAATTGCAATCTTTCTCGTCTGTCAACTCTATCTATAAAGTTTTTCAATCAGGTTTTAAAACTACATAGCACTGAATCAgctattttaaagggatacttcactgccttttcatattaaactatgttattcccttaacttaaacgagttgatacatacctctctcgtctcagtgcatgctcttatctctctgacgcgcggtgacgatctgatagcatttatcttagctccctaagcccagttcattcactatggaaccaaacagagatcaagttagaagtaccaaacacctccatgtttcccctatttaaatacagttacacgagtagttgaacgatcaagtatagtgacaaaataaaacgtggcgcgtttctaatcggattaaaaaggagaactataatgtatggcggaatagcacttctgagagtacttcagctcggcgcagtaaaaagtcccggccgaaacatcttccctcacattagagccctgcatttatgcccgagcccgacgggccccgacttttttacggccctcgggccgggcttcgggccaattttcacgtcatacctaaaacgcgggccgggcttcgggccttttttaggcttctccttctttttatatttattttattaattaaaaggaacaatgagatgttctgcgctggtgaacacgagaccataatagctaacgcgactgtcaagatggctcgcacagtgttcagagcatgttcagagtccgcgccagcagcagcagcgcgcgtttcttcagcgcagctgctagagttaaggccggagacacactgcaagcgtggtgtgagcgtggcgtttctgttgcgtgtcatccgcggggcgtctgctgctattaatgaACAGGGCTATCAATGTAGTCCGATCactaaacaaaccaattcagaaggatgaaagcatttcagacgaaactggacaaatgtaaatgtagcctatctggttgtttaaaccacatgtatacattttactcctggcaaacggttaaaaaataaacgtgtgagagcgtgttatgggctatatgttgtgtacagatagatatgatggcgctgcacgcatcgccgcaaatgactactgcaagccaacgcaaatggccgtaaatgaaacttaaaataagtcttagatgctcaaaaacacaatcatcttcaataaaaatgaatgagacttatgatcttaccagtgcgcgctctcttatgtggtctttgaatttgaaataagctgctgaataaaatgcatcttgaatcttttgcttcggttgctgtaaactccgttaaatgagcatataccacgggaattgaagatcggatttatattcattttgcgtaggtgtaaggtaggctataagacaacctgcatgttcttttttttattatttgtttttagattgtttagctccgtttccgagagccgcgagcagaatcagcctgcctcagctcgtcaaaaatgccttttaggctactggtggttatagttggcgaaattaactaacattgtgatgcttgaagtgttttatatttatggattttattataggcaagacaagtcaagagttgatttgagagactaaatagatttaatatgcggttaactcactgtcggccgctggtcgcttggtcgtcacttaaaaaaaattaaaactataatttaacaaacaaaaaaatgctctaaacatttttctaaattaactcaataaagaaacgaaacgaaatataactactttgacattaaaaacagaacagaactaCTTTaatggctgaaaaaaaaaaaaaaaaacgggctccagtcggactcgggccgagaattttgataagctgtcggacacgggccgggctagggcctcagcgtctcgggccagggccgggctagggcctagatttgaggcccgtgcagggctctacctcacatctccctattgacagaaacgAGAGAGTTTCTTGTTTATACCTTGTACAGCACATTGGTCAACCTTGGTTGTGTTTAAATGTGctctataaataaacattgattgattgattaatatataattaatcccccccaaaaaatagaTGATTTCcgcttttttgcagaatctgttagttgagATCATAAAGAAGCCTCTCCGTGTTTGAGGTAGCAGTATTGGTATGTTTAAAAGTgtacattttgaggttgaaatcgccttgttttgtctgtgtctATTTCCATACTGGCTTTTATTATTGCCCCGCCCTCTAAGGGACACATGGCTACTTATTTATGCAGCTCTCTGGCCAGCTCAAAATCAAAATTAAATGAAGATGGACGCCGCAAAGATTATCACAGATGAGCTGAACTGTGGCAGTTACACTGAAAAAGTTTTGAAGTAAGAAAAACCGGATGCCAGCagtcatatcaccctgtagcccaagacgggtttcccactgaagctaagctgGGCTGaacctggtcagtacctggatggaagaccaactgggaaaactaggttgctgctggtagaggtgttagtgatctgtgtgggtcctaacacccagtatagtgatggggaaactgtactgtcaaagagaaCCGTCCTttagatgagacgttaaaccgaggtcccgaatctctgtggtcattaaaaattcCATGACAAttctcgtaaaagagtaggggtgtaccccaggtgtcctggccaaattccctcttgattggcccttaccaatcatggcctcctaataatccccatccactgaattggctctatcaccctctctcttCTCCACCTATCTCTGGTGTGTGGTGAtcgcactggcgccgttgtactgtggctggcgtcgcatcatccaattggatgctgcacactggtggtggttgaggagagaccagCTGTCATgagtgtaaagtgctttgggtgtacagtaggaACTTGAAGGAACTTGCAAGTGCCTTGGTGGAAGAGTGGGGTAACATCTCacagcaagaactgacaaatcTGGTCCAGTCCATGAGGAGGAGATGCACTGCAGTACTTCAAGCAGCTGGTGGCCACACCAGATACTGACTGGTACTTTTGATTTTGAGCCTCCCTTCATTCAGGGAAACATTATTCTATTTCTGTTAGTCACATGTCTGTGAAACATTTTTAGTTTATGTCTTATTGTGTTGACTCTTTAAGTGTTCTTACAAATATTTACACTATTATTTACACACATTAAGTTTACTGAAAGTAAAAACAGTTCAGAggacaggtttttttttgtgctaagTTTATGTTCAGGGATAACAGATTGATAAGCAGATATGCTATTGGATGTAACTTTTTACACTTTGCTAAAAGTGGCTCTCCTTTTGATTTTGTCCTACCAGTGTGGCTCTCCTGAAAATAGCGAAGACCCCTGGTCTATGGTATCTGCCACTGCAATACTTGTCCAGCATTTCATTTTACTATAGGGGTGGGCCGGAGATGGGTTGGTGGCAATGTAAGTATCTGGATATTTGCCGTGGGGCGAGGGCTTCGATTACCTCTCTTTTTTGACCATACATGTTTTTGCATCCCTGTTTATACTTTTTGTCAGTGTTTATTTGAAAACATCAAATTATGCAGACTATGAtggtaaatatttaattgatgagTTGTCAGTACAAAGCAATACATTATATAGGGTGATTTTACCCCAAAATTCAACATATTGACACAAAATGATTACTGCAAATCCACATTTTGCTGCCTGCACAATTGTTTCTGTAAACTGCAGTGATCCATTTGCTTCTCTTTATAGATTTTGGCACTCTGTAAAAATATTCCTCAGATTTCTTGTCAAATCTTTTTATAATCAATTTCAAAgcttttttctgttttaaatgtgttttctgTTTTTCACTACATTCGGACTAATAACTAGTGCTGCCCCTCAAGCATTGAGATCGCAGAAATAGAACCGTTTCACTTAGATATACTGTATGTCACAATAGGGAGGAAATGACTATcacaacttctgtttcatgccaaccttaaggacacacacacacacacacacacacactcattctcaTTTGCAAAGCATTTATTGCAAGGAAAAACATAGTGTACTGAAAGAAATGTCTGAAAATGTATACTCAAAAGTTTCAGCCATTAGCATACTAGTATTCTACTATTACTATTTTTGTCTCTACATTAGGAAAGAGGTCACATAAAATCAATTTATTTCCCAAGACAGATTCTATTACAGATAGGTTATGTTAACAAGAAATTGATTTAGTTTCAGCACAGCAAAAGTGGAAAAGATGTTAATGGAGAACTGAAGAGCTAAAATCCATAAGATCAGCCGTATTCTGCAAGACAGGgaaaaaacataaacattaatattcagtGTAGCCTGACGAGTGGAGTGCATTCAGGAGTAAAACCAAATCAAAACCAAGCAAAAGATTACAAAAACTAGTTCCAGCATGTAAATTCATTCCTCTGTATCACTTACACTTAGTTACACAGGAGTAAGAGATGTACAGGTATTTGAATGTGCCAACACATGGATCCGAGAAGACACTGTTGGAGGCTGATATAGAGCATCTGTTTTTTCCTTCACATCTACACCATAAAAGAACAAACTGATTAAACAAAAActtgatttaaaaatatattattattaaaatcctTTTATTACCCTGCTGTGAGAAAACAATTAAACTATAGTCTAGCTATAGTTTTATCTGGTCTAGGTTAGCAGGGTTTAGATTGTTTGTCTGTCAGAGCAAAGACTGAATTACATGTGAAAATGTGTGCATGTAAACTGACCCATTAGTGACTATTGTCTGTGAATTTAAGGCGTAGCAGTCCGTTTTGGCAAGCTGAGAAGCAGGACGTCCAGTAGAACATGTGCTGCTATCAGTTCGCCCGTAGTTAGCGCTGTGAATGTGTATTTTAGTCCCAACATCTGAAAACCACAGTTCAAATGTTTATAATCTCTTGGAATAAGTCATTATATAAAGTAACTTTTACCATTTAGTAATAAACTCTAGATTATCagatgtaacatttaaaataagcaACTGTCAAGTAACAACAGAATACACACCACAGTTCAGGtcattattcacattttcacagaccAGACTTGAACCTACAGAAAAAGGAGGAATGTTGTtaagcaattaaaaaaaaattaaatgtaaaataaagtgaGTTACTGTGTGTGCTGTACACTCTGATCATGCCTTTTAAAAGAATATCAAATGGAGACTGTGGTTTATGTGTTTTGCCTTAAAAAGAAGTGCGCTTATTGTGCACATACTGATTGTGCTCTTGTGTACTTCAAATGTGTATTTAAGTgaatttgttaaaaaatattttattaaaactcaaataaaaaaattaacttgtaataatgtaaaattaactgttttactttacattttaaagacaacagaagaaattatgaaaatacatataaaaatgtaGGATACATGGGCCAAAAAGCACGTAAAGTTCAGgtaattaaatttaatataaatagatttattagatttaaactataatagattttcatttaatttcaattaacatGCAATTAAGTATCCAAAATCATGTCATTCTGTTCAAACAGGATAAAACAGCAGCAAACAGGATAATAAATACTCacgagtttgaggtgggaggcaAAAATAGGAGATTGCAAGGTACTTGTATATACCAATGCAGGGATCAGTAAAGACTGGATGTGTCACAAAAACCTCACAACTTTTCAGGCCGTTGCAGCTTTGCATGTCAAAAAAGGAGGCTTAAATTAGTCATTACATAATTATCCCATATACATATATTCAGGTCTCCAAATGACTAGTGGCTCTAGTCATCTCTCTAGTAATCAGTCATGACTCAAGTGACTGATAACATCTGAATTCtgcagttggccaaattgaatttctgtgaattgatgcaatttaattcacagaaaatctatttggccaactaaaaaaaatagatgtgatcagtcactagaaaattttcatttggctagttttttctttttgtttaaattttagAGAAAACATTACGGGAATATTCCTTTTGAATGTTTCAAACTTAGGCAGAACCAGGTTTCCACATTCATAAATTCAGCTTGGAAGATTGCTTGTTTTGTCCATCTACCTTTTTGACACAGAAGCCAGTGCATTGGGAGAATAGCAGTTGGTTTTTTCAAGCTGATTGGATGGACGTCCTTCAGAGCAGGTGATTTTATCTGTACGTCCATAGTTTGCAGTATTTATCTGAATCTTCCCATTTTCTTCATGAAGATAAAAATAATAGCATTTCTTAAATTAATCCATGTGATCTGATTTATTGAAACAAAATAAGAGTTCACATAAAAATACCTCACCACATTTCAAGTAACTGTATCCACCATGACAAGTCACACTTGTTTCTGGAAGAAGTTAGAGTACAGAAGATTGTCATAGACTTGCACAGAGATGTAAACTGAAAACAGGAAatggagagaaaaagaaaaacatctaACCTGCTTGAATGCAAATGTAGTTGGTAGTGTAGTACTTGTAGGTTCCATAGCAAGGATCTTTTTCTGCAAGTCCTTGAGTGTTTAACTCACACTCTCTCAGTCCATCACACCTTTTGAAGGATAATAATTAAGTCAATATCACTTACAAATCAACTAACTAACCACAGAGTAAGCAAGAAACTCTATTCTAATCTTCTACACTGGAAAAAAACAAGTACAAGACATTACATTTTTCTTTGTCAAATTTTTGCATGCatgttttttaagaaaattTCATATTGAGTTAAGCAAATTCTACTTAACTTAGTTTTAAAGTAAAACTAAGTAAAATTAACTACAAAAATAAGGTTTacactttatttctgttttacaatgtaattatacatttaagtactgagtaatagtaattaatatatttataggATTACAGTAGGATTAgagtttggttgagggttagttgcatgtaattatgcataacttACTGTTATTACTAATATACGTATCAAGGACACTGCaaattaaagtgttaccaaaataagtaattttaacTTGACCGGTAAAAGGTTGAGTAATTTCTACTTAGTTGAAGTCTCCTTTGAAATTTTTTACACAAACAATATAACACTAAattaaacacacttttaaagTGTACATTTTACTTAGAAACATCTAAGTTAATAAAGTAACAGTAGTAATACTGAACACAGAGACCTCACTACTTGGTACACAATACACAGTGACTAACATTCGTTGTATGGTGAGTATGAATGTCATTTTGAGTAGAAAATTAACTCCAAATGTTACAAAATGGCAATGATAAAAATTGTGCTGGACAAATCAACCTCCTTAATTATTTAAACCCCAGTGGATGATGGGAACATCAGTATCAGAAAAGTTGAGTATTTTTACTTAATTTTGTAATGCTGATATTTACACTTTCATTTCTACAAGCTTGAATTGAGTACTAATATAGAATTAAATTCTTGCATGTACTAACTTTTTTATGTAGAAATTACATTTGTGTTTTACACAACAGTAATTTTTATCAGTCTAATCACAAACAAAAGACAAATAAAAAGATAATTA
Proteins encoded:
- the LOC137038080 gene encoding rhamnose-binding lectin-like codes for the protein MNQLIQGFTHTFTCNNRTMVSLSVLLLTLVLQNSRLLISAETVVTCDGFVQRLSCDSGVISVQSATYGRTNSNICSIGRPQGETSNTRCSMDVPAVSKRCDGLRECELNTQGLAEKDPCYGTYKYYTTNYICIQAETSVTCHGGYSYLKCENGKIQINTANYGRTDKITCSEGRPSNQLEKTNCYSPNALASVSKSCNGLKSCEVFVTHPVFTDPCIGIYKYLAISYFCLPPQTRSSLVCENVNNDLNCDVGTKIHIHSANYGRTDSSTCSTGRPASQLAKTDCYALNSQTIVTNGCEGKNRCSISASNSVFSDPCVGTFKYLYISYSCVTK